From Trichoplusia ni isolate ovarian cell line Hi5 chromosome 20, tn1, whole genome shotgun sequence, a single genomic window includes:
- the LOC113503896 gene encoding xanthine dehydrogenase 1-like, producing MNRVQFKVNGVPYSVGCEVSSDVTLLDYVRDEIGLKGTKYMCREAGCGACVLSVRRGDTPSYSVNSCMMPVVSCHGLEITTIEELGDRKKGYHALQTTLAEDHGSQCGYCSPGLVMSMYR from the exons ATGAACCGAGTTCAGTTTAAAGTAAACGGTGTTCCATATtcag TGGGATGCGAGGTGAGCTCGGACGTGACACTCCTGGACTACGTCCGCGACGAGATCGGGCTGAAGGGCACCAAGTACATGTGTCGCGAGGCTGGGTGCGGCGCGTGCGTGCTCAGCGTGCGGCGCGGTGACACACCATCCTACAGCGTCAACTCG TGCATGATGCCCGTAGTGTCATGCCATGGTTTGGAGATAACAACTATCGAAGAGTTGGGGGACAGGAAGAAAGGCTACCACGCGCTGCAGACGACCCTGGCGGAAGACCACGGCTCCCAGTGTGGGTACTGCTCACCTGGCTTGGTCATGTCTATGTACAGGTAA
- the LOC113503932 gene encoding probable aldehyde oxidase 4: MERVHFTVNGIKHSVGCEVSSDVTLLDYVRDKIGLKGTKYMCREAGCGACVLSVRRGDTPSYGVNSCMMSVTSCHGLDITTIEDLGNRKKGYHALQTTLAEDSGSQCGYCSPGWVMSMYSLLQSNPDITMLEVERSLGSNVCRCTGYRPILDAFKKFAKDAPRQITLPDIEDLHICKKTGEECDKSNCEESEWCFVDKEDIIEIKLKDGRLWVRVLSVKDIFKILTREGDSSYMLINGNTGKGVYPIDEYPRLLIDISGVQELKGYVLDQNLIVKAGTTLTEFLQILKTVAKNEYFEYLLKIYEHVQKVAHIPVRNLGSIAGNLMLKNKNAWFVSDIFVLLETVGAQVTIQISSLVTRTLTMQQFLKTSMKGRVLLNVMLPPLSKEHKLVTFKVMPRSDSARGMINAGFLYKMKSTTSNIVDSARIVFGNISPTFVRATATEKYLKGKNLFTNDTLTTALKTLDKELVVEENPGEPPVAYRKQAALGLFYKGLLKLAPENTVNPRYRSGAIKLHDERPLSRGYQLFETNPEKWPINKPVTKVDGLIQTAGEALYVEDLPRFHQEVFCAFALSTVALGDLVSIDSSKALAYPGVIAFYSAKDIPGANTFTMPDQLLFGSTEEILCSGEVKYYNQPIGIIVAESRHIADTAAKLVVGEYTNVKEPLIDIRDAKDDPNRTTAAMTMEATDRGEDVVKEIKGLNSIYGQYHFTIETLVTVVNPSDQGFDVYSSTHWIEGVQMMISKALNIDQNRVDVHTRRVGGSYGLKLSRANQGAIAAALVVQKLNRPCRFIQSLTTNTRAHGKRLPCCSEFNAGVNSSGQIQHIDYNIYEDNGYTVNERFSLIGLEVFNNAYNKSRWNYKSFDSTTDTASNTWARAPGTLESIAMAELVMEQISYEMNLDPIDVRLANLDQEYESSLKEMLDTILFTVVMVPLP; encoded by the exons ATGGAGCGAGTCCACTTTACAGTTAATGGGATTAAACATagtg TGGGATGCGAGGTGAGCTCGGACGTGACGCTGCTGGATTATGTCCGCGACAAGATCGGGCTGAAGGGTACCAAGTACATGTGCCGCGAGGCTGGCTGCGGCGCTTGCGTGCTCAGCGTGCGGCGCGGTGATACACCATCCTACGGAGTCAACTCG tgtatgATGTCCGTGACTTCATGCCATGGCTTGGATATCACCACTATCGAAGATTTGGGGAACAGGAAGAAAGGCTACCACGCGCTGCAGACAACCCTGGCGGAAGACAGTGGCTCCCAGTGTGGGTACTGCTCACCTGGCTGGGTCATGTCCATGTACAG TCTTTTGCAATCAAACCCAGATATCACAATGTTGGAAGTCGAAAGATCGCTTGGCAGCAACGTCTGTCGCTGCACAGGATACAGACCGATCCTTGACGCTTTCAAGAAATTTGCCAAAGATGCTCCGAGACAAATAACTCTCCCTGACATTGAAGATCTTCACATCTGCAAGAAGACAGGCGAAGAGTGTGATAAGAGTAACTGTGAGGAGAGTGAGTGGTGCTTTGTGGATAAAGaagatattattgaaattaaattgaaagatGGGAGACTTTGGGTGCGAGTGCTATCAGTAAAAGACATCTTTAAGATTCTGACCAGAGAAGGCGATAGTTCCTATATGCTTATTAATGGGAATACCGGAAAAG GTGTTTATCCAATTGATGAGTATCCTCGGCTTCTTATTGATATAAGTGGAGTCCAAGAACTGAAAGGCTACGTTTTAGATCAGAACCTAATAGTTAAAGCTGGAACAACACTCACTGAGTTTCTACAAATACTTAAGACGGTTgctaaaaatgaatattttgagTACTTGCTGAAAATATACGAACACGTTCAGAAGGTCGCACATATCCCTGTTAGAAAT ttgggGTCCATCGCTGGCAATCTCATGTTGAAGAACAAAAATGCATGGTTCGTTTCAGATATTTTCGTACTTTTAGAAACAGTTGGGGCTCAAGTCACCATAC AAATAAGCTCTTTGGTTACGAGGACCCTGACAATGCAACAGTTTCTGAAGACGTCTATGAAGGGACGAGTTCTTTTGAACGTTATGCTCCCGCCGTTGAGTAAGGAGCACAAACTAGTTACCTTCAAG GTAATGCCTCGCTCAGACAGTGCCCGTGGAATGATAAATGCTGGCTTcttatacaaaatgaaatcaaCCACTAGCAACATAGTCGATAGCGCTAGGATTGTGTTCGGCAACATTTCACCAACATTCGTCAGAGCCACTGCCACGGAAAAGTACCTGAAGGGAAAAAACTTGTTCACAAATGATACATTAACTACAGCATTAAAGACGTTGGATAAAGAGCTGGTGGTTGAAGAAAATCCGGGAGAACCACCCGTCGCGTATAGAAAGCAAGCTGCGCTGGGATTGTTTTACAAA GGACTCTTGAAGTTGGCTCCGGAAAATACTGTGAATCCCCGCTATCGATCCGGAGCCATCAAACTTCATGACGAGCGGCCTTTGTCAAGAGGATATCAGTTGTTTGAAACGAATCCAGAAAAATGGCCCATTAATAAACCGGTTACCAAAGTTGATGGTTTG ATTCAAACAGCTGGTGAAGCTTTATACGTAGAAGACCTGCCAAGATTTCATCAAGAAGTGTTCTGCGCTTTTGCACTCAGTACCGTTGCTCTTGGAGATTTGGTTTCAATTGACTCTAGCAAAGCTctg GCATATCCCGGTGTAATAGCTTTCTATTCCGCTAAAGACATCCCGGGCGCGAATACTTTTACGATGCCCGATCAACTGTTGTTTGGTTCGACCGAAGAAATTTTATGCAGTGGTGAAGTAAAATACTATAACCAACCTATCGGAATCATTGTTGCCGAGTCTCGTCACATAGCTGATACAGCTGCTAAATTAGTTGTCGGTGAATATACTAACGTTAAAGAACCTTTGATTGATATTCGTGATGCCAAAGATGATCCAAACAGAACGACAGCAGCCATGACCATGGAGGCTACTGATAGAGGTGAAGATgttgttaaagaaataaaaggactaaattcAATTTATGGACAGTACCATTTTACTATAGAGACCTTGGTTACGGTTGTTAACCCCTCGGATCAGGGATTCGATGTGTATAGCTCAACGCATTGGATTGAGGGAGTGCAGATGATGATATCGAAGGCATTGAACATAGACCAAAACag GGTTGATGTACACACTCGTCGTGTCGGAGGCTCTTATGGACTCAAACTGTCTCGTGCAAATCAGGGAGCAATTGCCGCGGCATTAGTTGTGCAGAAATTAAATAGACCTTGTAGGTTTATACAATCTTTGACAACCAACACCCGGGCCCATGGCAAGCGCTTACCATGTTGCTCAGAATTCAAC gcTGGCGTAAATAGCTCGGGTCAGATCCAGCATATAGACTACAATATCTACGAAGACAATGGATACACAGTGAATGAACGGTTCTCGTTAATTGGCCTTGAAGTGTTTAATAATGCCTACAATAAATCAAGGTGGAACTACAAAAGCTTTGACTCAACAACCGATACCGCATCAAACACTTGGGCAAGAGCTCCAG GTACGTTGGAAAGCATCGCTATGGCAGAGCTTGTCATGGAGCAAATTTCATATGAAATGAATTTAGACCCTATAGATGTAAGGCTCGCTAACTTAGACCAAGAATATGAAAGTTCTCTTAAGGAGATGCTCGACACCATTCTC TTTACCGTGGTGATGGTACCGTTGCCATAA
- the LOC113503934 gene encoding xanthine dehydrogenase-like, with product MMPVTSCHGLEITTIEGLGNRKKGYHPLQKTLAEDHGSQCGYCSPGLVMSMFSLVKTNPNITMLEIEKSLGSNVCRCTGFRPILEAFRKFAKDAPKQITLPDIEDLHICKKTGEECDKSNCEEREWCFVDKEECDKSNCEESEWCFVDKEDIIEIKLKDGRLWVRVQEVRDIFKIFDREGDSSYMLIHGNTGKGVFPIDEYPRLLIDISGVQELKGYVLDQNLIIKAGTTLTEFLEILKTVAKSEYFGYLDKIHAHILKVAHIPVRNVASIAGNLMLKNQNNSFSSDVFLLLETVMPRSQSAHALINAGFLYKMKSATSNVVHTARIVFGALSPSFVRATVTEEFLIGKKLFTNETLKSALEKLEKELVVVENPPEPSVEYRKKVALGLFYKGLLQLAPANVVDGRYRSGAINLHDSRPVSRAVQTFETNQTIWPVNQPIMQVDALLKTSGEAFFVDDLPKYLNEVFCALALSTVAVGDIVSIDASKALEYPGVIAFYTAKDIPGINSFILPLNFVFISSEEVFSSGSIQYYNQPIGVIVAETRAIAERAAKLVQATYKNIKDPVVDIKEAKNNPERTTLFAELNATDEGENVEEVIKGSNTIYGQYHFSTETLTTVIKPSEHGLDVYTSTHWTEGIQIMIAKALKMDQNR from the exons ATGATGCCCGTGACATCATGCCATGGCTTGGAGATCACCACTATTGAAGGGTTGGGAAACAGAAAGAAAGGCTACCACCCGCTGCAGAAGACCCTGGCAGAAGACCACGGTTCGCAGTGTGGGTACTGCTCACCTGGTTTGGTCATGTCTATGTTCAG TCTCGTCAAAACAAACCCAAATATCACAATGCTAGAGATTGAGAAATCACTCGGCAGTAACGTCTGTCGCTGCACCGGATTCAGACCGATCCTAGAAGCCTTCAGAAAGTTTGCTAAAGATGCTCCGAAACAAATAACTCTCCCTGACATTGAAGATCTTCACATCTGCAAGAAGACAGGCGAAGAGTGTGATAAGAGTAACTGTGAGGAGAGAGAGTGGTGCTTTGTGGATAAAGaag AGTGTGATAAGAGTAACTGTGAGGAGAGTGAGTGGTGCTTTGTGGATAAAGaagatattattgaaattaaattgaaagatGGGAGACTTTGGGTCCGAGTGCAAGAAGTAAGAGACATCTTCAAGATTTTTGACAGAGAAGGCGATAGTTCCTATATGCTTATTCATGGTAATACGGGAAAAG GTGTCTTTCCAATTGATGAGTATCCACGCCTTCTTATTGATATAAGTGGAGTCCAAGAACTGAAAGGCTACGTTTTAGATCAGAACCTAATAATAAAAGCTGGAACAACACTCACTGAGTTTTTAGAGATACTGAAAACGGTTGCTAAGAGCGAATACTTTGGTTATTTGGATAAAATTCACGCTCACATTTTAAAAGTAGCACATATTCCTGTCAGAAAT GTGGCCTCCATAGCTGGAAACCTCATGCTGAAGAATCAAAACAATTCGTTCTCATCAGATGTTTTCCTGCTTCTAGAGACA GTTATGCCCCGCTCACAAAGTGCTCATGCACTGATAAATGCAGGGTTTCTCTATAAAATGAAATCTGCAACCAGCAATGTAGTGCACACCGCAAGGATTGTATTCGGCGCTCTCTCACCGTCTTTTGTTCGAGCCACAGTCACAGAAGAGTTTTTAATCGGGAAAAAATTATTCACCAATGAGACTTTGAAATCAGCACTAGAGAAATTGGAGAAAGAGTTGGTGGTAGTTGAAAATCCTCCAGAACCTTCTGTAGAATACAGAAAGAAAGTTGCACTTGGATTATTTTATAAG GGACTTTTGCAACTGGCACCTGCTAATGTTGTGGATGGTCGCTATCGCTCTGGAGCTATCAACCTCCATGATTCTCGACCTGTGTCTCGAGCCGTTCAAACATTTGAAACCAATCAAACAATCTGGCCTGTCAACCAACCAATAATGCAAGTCGACGCTTTG CTCAAAACTTCTGGTGAAGCTTTCTTTGTTGATGACCTTCCAAAATATCTTAACGAAGTATTTTGCGCTCTCGCTCTCAGTACTGTAGCTGTCGGCGACATTGTATCCATTGATGCAAGCAAGGCTCTG GAATACCCGGGGGTTATTGCATTCTACACAGCTAAGGACATTCCAGGAATCAATTCATTTATTCTTCCACTTAACTTTGTTTTCATTTCGTCTGAAGAAGTATTCTCCAGTGGTTCCATTCAATATTATAACCAACCCATCGGAGTTATTGTAGCTGAAACTCGAGCCATTGCTGAGAGAGCTGCCAAATTAGTTCAAGCaacatataaaaacattaaagatcCGGTTGTTGATATAAAAGAGGCCAAAAATAATCCTGAGAGAACAACACTCTTTGCTGAACTAAATGCAACAGATGAAGGAGAAAACGTTGAAGAAGTAATAAAAGGGTCCAATACAATTTATGGGCAGTACCATTTTTCTACTGAAACATTAACTACTGTCATTAAACCTTCTGAACATGGTTTGGATGTTTATACCTCAACACATTGGACAGAAGGTATTCAAATAATGATCGCAAAGGCGTTAAAGATGGATCAAAACCGGTGA
- the LOC113503739 gene encoding xanthine dehydrogenase/oxidase-like, with protein MGQGINTKAVQVAAYLLNIPMDKIQIKENNTMIAPNCYVSGGSLVNFNVVVGVRRACEELLAKLQPIRDQMDNPTWEELITEAYAQNVELQARGFTKNTEEYPFPAYGVTVSEVEIDVLTGELEIVRVDLIEDVGLSISPEVDVGQVEGAFMMGLGYWTCENLMYGKNGELLTDRTWNYHVPLCRDIPQDLRVYFRKNSYTEDAIFGSKCIGEPPICMSIVIAFAIREAIVAARQESGISPQEWFQENGPYTVARNCLLASTKVEDFKFY; from the exons ATGGGTCAAGGAATAAATACCAAAGCAGTGCAAGTCGCAGCCTATTTGTTGAATATTCCTATGGACAAAATTCagattaaagaaaacaatactaTGATTGCTCCCAACTGTTATGTGTCGGGAGGAAGTCTTGTAAACTTCAATGTAGTTGTGGGGGTTAGACGTGCTTGTGAGGAACTCCTAGCTAAACTTCAACCTATAAGGGACCAGATGGATAATCCTACTTGGGAAGAGCTTATAACAGAAGCGTATGCACAAAATGTAGAATTGCAAGCTCGTGGATTTACTAAAAATACGGAAGAATATCCATTTCCAGCTTATGGAGTAACAGTATCTGAAGTAGAAATAGATGTGTTGACTGGAGAGTTGGAGATAGTGCGGGTTGATCTTATTGAAGATGTCGGTCTAAGTATTAGTCCTGAAGTAGACGTGGGAcag GTAGAAGGTGCTTTTATGATGGGTCTAGGATACTGGACGTGTGAGAACCTGATGTATGGGAAAAATGGAGAGCTCCTGACCGATAGAACCTGGAACTACCATGTACCTTTATGCAGAGATATTCCTCAGGACTTGAGGGTTTATTTCAGAAAGAACTCTTATACCGAAGATGCCATATTTGGTTCTAAAT GTATCGGTGAACCACCGATATGCATGTCCATCGTCATAGCCTTCGCTATAAGAGAAGCCATCGTGGCTGCCAGGCAAGAGTCGGGCATTTCTCCACAAGAATGGTTCCAAGAAA ATGGACCTTACACGGTCGCCAGGAACTGCCTGTTGGCGTCGACAAAAGTTGaggatttcaaattttattaa